The DNA window GCCGGTTTCGCGATCTCTGCCGCCGTCTCGGCTTCGGCATGCTGGCCGTTGCCGACAACGGCACTGTCGACGTCATCGTCAGTCCGGTTGCGCCGATGCCCCGCAAAAACACGCGCCGGCGATCACGCCTCGTTGAGGAGCATAGGCGGCGCAAGGGCGATCCCACACGCGGCGGCAGCACGCGTTCGCCGATCATGACCGCCTATCGCCAACAGGCACTCGCCTGTGCAGTTGCCATCCAGAACGGCCAGCAGCGCCCCAAGGATATTCGCGCCAACGCCCCTGAAGCCGCAAAGATCTTGCAGCATAACGTCTATGGCTGGTTCGAACGCGTTGACCGCGGCATTTACGCCCTGACCGAACTTGGTTCGGAGGCGCTGAAGCGCTGGCCACAGGCGGATGGTGCCTGAACAATAAATATGGAGAAATTCCGGCGCAGAAATATTAAATTCTAGTAATGTCTTGCAATATTGTAATATAAACATGATCAATATTTAATTTGTAAAAGTTACCAGGCGGATCATATAAATCATCAGCGCCACTTCTTCTTTCCGCTGCAAATTCTGCAGTAACTTAGAGCAATCAAAGTTCTCGGGAAAGAATAGAAATGGCA is part of the Rhizobium jaguaris genome and encodes:
- a CDS encoding DUF2161 domain-containing phosphodiesterase, with amino-acid sequence METALYLPIKNFLEAAGYAVKGEIGSCDLVGLSGDEPPVVVICELKLAFNLELVLQAVDRATASDEVWIAARVSAKGKGRESDRRFRDLCRRLGFGMLAVADNGTVDVIVSPVAPMPRKNTRRRSRLVEEHRRRKGDPTRGGSTRSPIMTAYRQQALACAVAIQNGQQRPKDIRANAPEAAKILQHNVYGWFERVDRGIYALTELGSEALKRWPQADGA